In Bifidobacterium sp. ESL0775, the following are encoded in one genomic region:
- the tsaE gene encoding tRNA (adenosine(37)-N6)-threonylcarbamoyltransferase complex ATPase subunit type 1 TsaE, translating to MSDESPYMVEVPTGPDMQDLGAHVASMVRGGDVLLLSGPLGAGKTTFAQGFGSGLHIEEPIVSPTFTIARELDGSFADGSPAHLIHVDAYRLGGNDFAPGQDTVDRLLDELESLGLDEELEDPGEQTVILMEWGEQMASAFASERLEVHIDRPMDKAAIAEEADDSEAELTGDGMRTVTFVPVGERWKDFEQQLHSAK from the coding sequence ATGAGCGACGAATCCCCGTATATGGTTGAGGTGCCGACCGGTCCGGATATGCAGGACTTGGGAGCCCATGTAGCCTCTATGGTGCGAGGCGGCGATGTCCTACTGCTTTCTGGCCCACTGGGAGCGGGCAAGACCACGTTCGCCCAGGGATTTGGCTCCGGTCTGCATATCGAAGAGCCCATCGTCTCCCCAACCTTCACCATCGCTCGCGAACTGGATGGCAGCTTCGCCGACGGTTCGCCCGCCCACCTGATACACGTCGATGCTTACAGACTTGGTGGCAATGATTTCGCGCCGGGGCAGGACACGGTCGACCGTTTGCTTGACGAACTGGAATCGCTGGGCTTGGATGAGGAACTCGAGGATCCTGGCGAGCAGACGGTGATCCTGATGGAATGGGGCGAGCAGATGGCCTCGGCCTTCGCTTCTGAGCGTCTTGAGGTGCATATCGACCGGCCGATGGACAAGGCCGCAATTGCCGAAGAGGCTGACGATTCGGAAGCGGAGTTGACGGGTGATGGCATGCGCACGGTGACGTTCGTTCCCGTCGGTGAGCGCTGGAAGGATTTCGAACAGCAATTGCATTCAGCGAAATAG
- a CDS encoding NADP-dependent isocitrate dehydrogenase, with amino-acid sequence MEKIKVEGTIAELDGDEMTRVIWKDIKNRLILPYLDVNLDYHDLGIENRDATDDQVTIDAANAIKKHHVGVKCATITPDEARVKEFNLKKMWKSPNGTIRNILGGTIFREPIVISNIPRLVPGWKKPIVVARHAFGDQYKATDFKVGKPGRLTVTFTPADGSEPIEHVVYDYPGAGVAQVQYNLDDSIRGFARACFNYGLMRHYPVYLSTKNTILKAYDGEFKDIFAQVYETEYKDRFEAEGLTYEHRLIDDMVASTMKWHGGYIWACKNYDGDVQSDSVAQGFGSLGLMTSVLMTPDGKTVEAEAAHGTVTRHYRRWLKGEKTSTNPIASIYAWTGGLKQRAKLDGTPEVGHFAETLEQVIIKTVESGKMTKDLAMLIGPDQPWLDTEGFMDALDEGLKKELGQQA; translated from the coding sequence ATGGAAAAAATCAAGGTCGAAGGCACCATCGCCGAACTCGACGGCGACGAAATGACCAGGGTGATCTGGAAAGATATCAAAAACCGCCTGATTCTGCCGTATCTCGACGTCAATCTTGATTATCACGACCTCGGCATCGAAAACCGCGACGCGACCGACGACCAGGTGACCATCGACGCGGCCAACGCCATCAAGAAGCACCATGTCGGCGTCAAATGCGCGACCATCACCCCGGATGAGGCGCGTGTCAAGGAATTCAACCTTAAGAAGATGTGGAAGTCCCCCAACGGCACCATCCGCAACATCCTCGGCGGGACGATCTTCCGCGAACCCATCGTCATCTCCAACATCCCGCGGCTCGTCCCCGGCTGGAAGAAGCCCATCGTCGTGGCGAGGCACGCCTTCGGCGACCAGTACAAGGCCACCGATTTCAAGGTTGGCAAGCCCGGACGGCTGACCGTCACCTTCACACCCGCCGACGGCAGCGAGCCCATTGAGCATGTCGTGTACGACTATCCCGGAGCCGGCGTGGCGCAAGTGCAATATAATCTTGACGATTCCATCCGCGGCTTCGCGCGCGCCTGCTTCAACTACGGGCTCATGCGGCACTATCCGGTCTATCTTTCCACCAAGAACACCATCCTCAAGGCCTATGACGGCGAGTTCAAGGATATTTTCGCGCAAGTCTACGAGACGGAATACAAGGACCGCTTCGAGGCCGAGGGACTCACCTACGAGCACCGCCTCATCGACGACATGGTGGCCAGCACGATGAAATGGCACGGCGGCTACATCTGGGCGTGCAAGAACTACGACGGCGACGTGCAATCCGACTCCGTGGCGCAGGGCTTCGGCTCGCTGGGGCTGATGACCTCCGTGCTGATGACCCCTGACGGCAAGACCGTCGAGGCCGAGGCCGCGCACGGCACCGTGACCCGCCACTACCGCCGTTGGCTCAAAGGTGAGAAGACCTCGACCAACCCCATCGCCTCAATCTACGCGTGGACCGGTGGGCTCAAGCAGCGCGCCAAGCTCGACGGAACACCGGAAGTCGGACATTTCGCGGAAACGCTTGAGCAAGTCATCATCAAGACCGTGGAAAGCGGCAAGATGACCAAGGACCTGGCGATGCTGATCGGCCCGGACCAGCCTTGGCTCGACACCGAGGGCTTCATGGACGCGCTGGATGAAGGATTGAAGAAAGAGCTAGGCCAGCAAGCCTGA
- a CDS encoding DNA-3-methyladenine glycosylase I, with product MTKQRQAAQTDATDTEIQKDGTTNADGLQRCWPQSYLGLSHDMLVYHDTEWGVPCYDSRALFERLALEAMQAGLSWNTIINKRKAIDAAFHGFDIERVAQMTSEIPELMENEDIIRNRRKIEAIIHNAQVALDLGMPFADYIWHFTPEGPRINRPKTRDEVPAVTSESVAISNALKKDGFKFVGPTTIYAYMQSMGMVNDHLQGCFRCPEED from the coding sequence ATGACGAAGCAAAGGCAAGCCGCTCAAACGGATGCAACGGATACCGAAATCCAAAAAGATGGAACGACGAATGCCGACGGCCTCCAACGCTGCTGGCCGCAATCGTATCTGGGCCTGAGCCACGACATGCTCGTCTACCACGACACGGAATGGGGCGTGCCTTGCTATGATTCCCGGGCCTTGTTCGAGCGCCTGGCCCTGGAAGCCATGCAGGCCGGGCTTTCCTGGAACACCATCATCAACAAGCGCAAGGCCATCGACGCCGCCTTCCATGGTTTCGACATCGAACGGGTCGCGCAGATGACTTCCGAAATCCCGGAACTCATGGAAAATGAGGACATCATCCGCAACCGCCGCAAGATCGAGGCCATCATCCACAACGCCCAAGTCGCGCTGGATCTGGGCATGCCGTTCGCCGACTACATCTGGCATTTTACGCCAGAGGGACCCCGCATCAACCGGCCGAAGACCCGCGACGAAGTGCCGGCCGTGACCTCCGAATCGGTAGCCATAAGCAACGCGCTGAAAAAGGATGGCTTCAAATTCGTCGGCCCGACCACCATCTACGCCTACATGCAGTCGATGGGCATGGTCAACGACCATTTGCAGGGCTGTTTCAGATGTCCAGAAGAAGATTAA
- a CDS encoding GuaB3 family IMP dehydrogenase-related protein, translating to MTQEIEIGLGKKGRLAYSLDDVAIVPSRRTRDPQDVSTAWQIDAYQFDVPVIAAPMDSVTSPATAIAMGKLGALGVLDLEGLWTRYDNPQPLLDEIAGLDEAAATTRMQEIYAEPIKPELITKRLHEIRDAGVTVAGALSPQRTQEFYSTVVDAGVDLFVIRGTAVSAEHVSESHEPLNLKKFIYDLDVPVIVGGAASYTAALHLMRTGAAGVLVGFGGGAVSATRTSIGIHAPMATAIADVAEARRDYMDESGGRYVQIIADGGMGTSGSFVKALAMGADAVMLGTPLARATEAPGQGKHWGAEARHPSLPRGRRTDVGTVAPLEQILFGPSHNADGTVNFIGALRRAMASTGYVDLKNFQHCDVAVTLSHLG from the coding sequence ATGACTCAGGAAATTGAAATCGGTTTAGGCAAGAAGGGCCGTTTGGCCTATTCACTGGACGATGTCGCCATCGTCCCCTCGCGCAGGACTCGCGATCCGCAGGACGTCTCCACGGCCTGGCAGATCGATGCCTACCAGTTCGATGTGCCCGTGATCGCGGCGCCGATGGACTCGGTGACCAGTCCGGCCACGGCCATCGCCATGGGCAAGCTCGGGGCGCTCGGCGTGCTCGACCTTGAGGGGTTGTGGACCAGATATGACAACCCGCAGCCGTTGCTTGACGAAATCGCCGGCTTGGACGAGGCCGCGGCGACGACCCGTATGCAGGAGATCTACGCCGAGCCGATCAAGCCGGAACTGATCACCAAGCGCTTGCACGAGATCCGCGACGCCGGTGTCACGGTCGCCGGCGCGCTTTCCCCGCAACGCACGCAGGAATTCTATTCGACCGTCGTCGACGCCGGCGTCGACCTCTTCGTCATCCGTGGCACGGCGGTTTCCGCAGAGCACGTCTCCGAAAGCCATGAGCCGTTGAACTTGAAGAAATTCATTTACGACCTTGACGTCCCGGTCATCGTCGGTGGAGCGGCCAGCTACACCGCGGCGCTTCACCTGATGCGCACCGGGGCGGCGGGCGTGCTGGTCGGCTTTGGTGGTGGGGCGGTCTCCGCCACACGCACCTCCATCGGCATCCACGCCCCTATGGCCACGGCGATTGCCGATGTGGCCGAGGCACGCCGCGATTATATGGACGAGTCCGGCGGCCGCTATGTGCAGATCATCGCCGACGGTGGCATGGGCACCTCGGGCTCGTTCGTCAAGGCGCTGGCGATGGGCGCGGACGCCGTCATGCTTGGCACGCCGCTTGCCCGTGCGACGGAAGCTCCCGGCCAGGGCAAGCACTGGGGTGCTGAGGCCCGCCATCCTTCCCTTCCCCGTGGCAGGCGCACTGACGTCGGCACGGTGGCGCCGCTTGAGCAGATCCTGTTCGGACCCAGCCACAACGCCGACGGCACGGTCAATTTCATCGGTGCGCTGCGTCGCGCCATGGCCTCCACCGGCTATGTCGACCTTAAGAATTTCCAGCATTGCGATGTGGCGGTCACGCTTTCGCATCTGGGCTGA
- a CDS encoding Rv3235 family protein: MNRQTMTSKQTAAMGATSGLPSYDGSIRVELSNRPIPYHISCCYPATMSEAECRRFALASCRIACMCLDVVRGRTPPQKLQRALSGPCVQRLETMSYLLENHLRTHKELKAKLCYLPAVPMLVYGTLVSPETTEIVISLGVGKTSYWVTLVLRRTGSRWICTTADLG; encoded by the coding sequence ATGAACAGGCAAACGATGACCAGCAAGCAAACGGCGGCGATGGGCGCCACTTCGGGACTTCCCAGTTACGACGGATCGATCCGTGTGGAACTGTCCAACCGCCCCATCCCCTATCACATCTCGTGCTGTTATCCGGCGACGATGAGCGAGGCGGAATGCCGTCGATTCGCCCTCGCTTCCTGCAGGATCGCGTGCATGTGCCTGGATGTGGTGCGTGGCAGGACGCCTCCGCAAAAACTCCAGCGCGCATTGAGCGGACCATGTGTCCAGCGGTTGGAGACGATGTCATATCTCTTGGAAAACCATTTGCGCACGCACAAGGAGTTGAAGGCGAAACTCTGCTATCTGCCTGCGGTGCCGATGCTTGTCTACGGCACCTTGGTCAGCCCTGAAACCACCGAGATTGTCATCAGCCTGGGCGTGGGCAAGACCAGCTATTGGGTGACCCTGGTGTTGCGGCGAACCGGTTCACGCTGGATCTGCACGACCGCAGATTTGGGATAA
- the tsaB gene encoding tRNA (adenosine(37)-N6)-threonylcarbamoyltransferase complex dimerization subunit type 1 TsaB: MTNTLVIDTSFGSTVGVLGHEPIVETDSRTHVERLQVNVGKAVEQAGLEPKDLDRIVVGVGPAPFTGLRAGVVAAKAMAYATDAQLIGVDVLEPQAWMMRLKRHGDTRLAGCGFLRQVVPDAKDDNVRHLTLAVNDARRRQLYFALYADEPMDVKAGVSRTQSSDDEHRESKISTVVGMDIDYPQHIVERISQAIEGFSTSERRYLIDVVGHGTAKYAEAWQAFGEALGCVIDASVLDAGAAGLDIFADCALSSNGLDAHSAASDKTNGDEDRIGSIKPVEPLYLRRPDVSVPNPLKHVLNHAGATKA; this comes from the coding sequence ATGACGAACACGTTGGTCATCGACACCTCGTTCGGTTCGACGGTCGGGGTCTTGGGCCACGAGCCCATCGTGGAGACCGATTCGCGCACCCACGTCGAACGGCTCCAGGTCAATGTCGGCAAGGCTGTGGAACAGGCCGGGCTCGAGCCAAAAGATCTTGACCGCATCGTCGTCGGCGTTGGGCCGGCCCCGTTCACCGGGCTTCGCGCCGGTGTCGTGGCGGCCAAGGCCATGGCGTATGCCACTGACGCGCAACTGATCGGAGTGGATGTCCTTGAGCCGCAGGCGTGGATGATGCGACTGAAGCGACATGGCGACACCCGCCTGGCCGGTTGCGGCTTCCTCAGACAAGTCGTGCCGGATGCCAAAGACGACAACGTCCGCCATCTCACCCTTGCCGTCAACGATGCCCGGCGGCGGCAACTGTATTTCGCGCTTTATGCCGATGAGCCGATGGACGTGAAGGCTGGCGTCAGCCGCACGCAAAGCTCAGATGATGAACATCGTGAGTCCAAGATTTCGACGGTGGTCGGGATGGACATTGACTATCCCCAGCATATCGTCGAACGGATCAGCCAGGCCATCGAGGGCTTCTCAACCTCGGAGCGTCGGTACCTCATCGATGTCGTCGGCCATGGTACGGCCAAGTATGCCGAGGCTTGGCAAGCGTTCGGCGAGGCGTTGGGTTGTGTCATTGACGCTTCCGTCCTGGATGCCGGTGCCGCTGGGCTGGATATTTTCGCCGATTGCGCCTTATCCTCCAATGGGTTGGATGCGCATTCGGCTGCTTCAGACAAGACCAATGGTGACGAAGACCGGATCGGTTCGATCAAACCTGTCGAACCGCTGTATCTGCGTCGTCCGGACGTCTCCGTTCCCAACCCGCTGAAGCATGTCCTGAACCATGCCGGCGCGACCAAGGCCTGA
- a CDS encoding AMP-dependent synthetase/ligase → MLREFYLDPVTKTTDKDTIYSLLSKRAEKDPDGAIAEWLDEQTQQWYTVTAGQMLDRVRKVAKGLMGLGAKAGSMVVIYAATSYEWGVVDFACAAIGAVSVPIYETDSPKQAKGIVDDVDPIVAFGGDAEHTQTLEEFRRERDGLKYVFNLQEDGLEAVADFGTSVTDDELDEAISRVRADDMLTIVYTSGSTGAPKGVMLSHRNFVSTVFIGWAVLDDMLYQPSRLLLFLPLAHCFARYIQYVAIGAKGVVGYTPSAKHLLTDLRTFKPTYLLGVPRVFEKVYNAASQKAGAGLQGRIFNMAFDHFVRWSKDQQEGRGHTLSEQLKHKFYMKTVGASVRSALGPNLKYVACGGAPMNADLAHFFNGMDGITFIQGYGMTETAAPCIVAFQDFNKVGAVGRPGTGIAVKLADDDELLINGEDVFLGYYKQPELTAEATEPGGWVHSGDIAQIDDDGFVYITGRKKDIIITAGGKNVSPAPMEDTIGTCPIVSHAVVIGDGRPFIAALIELDPEMVRSWLANNGMDENMPMAEICRNDAVRAYVQQYIDQANSSVSRAESVRKFVIVEDQFTQENGMLTPSMKVVRGEVLKHYADLINAKVYTPKTRVKPAPSAAAGFIDKTAESVRQATDAVTPKVREAYEQAKQNVGVRIAEHEAEHGDDDPWKETPKSEEREDGSPVEK, encoded by the coding sequence ATGTTGCGAGAATTCTATCTGGATCCTGTCACGAAGACCACGGATAAGGACACCATCTACTCATTGCTCTCCAAACGCGCCGAAAAAGACCCTGACGGCGCCATCGCCGAATGGCTTGACGAGCAGACCCAGCAGTGGTACACCGTCACAGCCGGCCAGATGCTCGACCGCGTCCGCAAAGTGGCCAAAGGCCTGATGGGATTGGGTGCCAAGGCCGGAAGCATGGTCGTCATCTACGCTGCCACGAGCTATGAGTGGGGGGTCGTGGACTTCGCCTGCGCCGCCATCGGCGCGGTGAGCGTGCCGATTTATGAGACGGATTCGCCCAAGCAGGCCAAAGGCATCGTCGACGATGTCGACCCGATCGTCGCTTTCGGCGGCGACGCCGAGCACACGCAGACGCTTGAGGAGTTCCGTCGTGAGCGCGATGGCCTCAAGTACGTGTTCAACCTGCAAGAGGACGGCTTGGAAGCCGTCGCCGATTTCGGCACTTCCGTCACCGATGATGAGCTCGATGAGGCCATCTCCCGTGTGCGTGCCGACGACATGCTGACCATCGTCTACACCTCCGGCTCCACCGGGGCCCCCAAGGGCGTCATGCTTTCGCACCGCAATTTCGTCTCGACCGTGTTCATCGGCTGGGCCGTGCTCGACGACATGCTGTACCAGCCAAGCCGGTTGCTGCTCTTCCTGCCGTTGGCGCACTGCTTCGCCCGCTATATCCAGTATGTCGCCATCGGGGCCAAGGGTGTTGTCGGCTATACGCCGAGCGCCAAGCACTTGCTGACCGATCTGCGCACGTTCAAGCCGACCTATCTGCTCGGTGTCCCGCGCGTGTTCGAGAAGGTCTACAACGCTGCCTCGCAGAAGGCCGGTGCAGGTCTGCAGGGTCGTATCTTCAATATGGCGTTCGATCATTTCGTGCGTTGGTCGAAGGATCAGCAGGAAGGCCGTGGCCATACCCTTTCCGAGCAGCTCAAGCACAAGTTCTATATGAAGACCGTCGGAGCCTCGGTGCGCAGCGCCTTGGGGCCGAACCTTAAGTACGTCGCCTGCGGCGGCGCGCCGATGAACGCCGATCTGGCGCACTTCTTCAATGGCATGGACGGCATCACCTTCATTCAGGGCTATGGCATGACCGAAACGGCCGCCCCCTGCATCGTGGCTTTCCAGGACTTCAACAAGGTCGGCGCCGTCGGACGTCCGGGCACCGGCATCGCCGTCAAACTTGCGGACGACGACGAGCTGCTGATCAACGGCGAGGACGTCTTCCTCGGCTATTACAAGCAGCCTGAGTTGACCGCCGAGGCCACCGAGCCTGGTGGCTGGGTGCATTCCGGCGACATCGCGCAGATCGACGACGACGGCTTCGTCTACATCACCGGCCGCAAGAAGGACATCATCATCACCGCCGGCGGCAAGAACGTCAGCCCCGCCCCGATGGAGGACACCATCGGCACCTGCCCGATCGTCTCCCACGCCGTCGTGATCGGTGATGGCCGTCCTTTCATCGCCGCGCTCATCGAGCTCGACCCCGAGATGGTGCGTTCGTGGCTGGCTAACAACGGCATGGACGAGAACATGCCCATGGCCGAGATCTGCAGGAATGACGCCGTACGCGCCTACGTCCAGCAATACATCGACCAAGCCAACAGCTCGGTCTCACGCGCGGAATCGGTGCGCAAGTTCGTCATCGTCGAAGACCAGTTCACCCAGGAGAACGGCATGTTGACCCCGAGCATGAAGGTCGTGCGCGGTGAGGTTCTGAAGCACTACGCCGATCTCATCAATGCGAAGGTCTATACTCCGAAAACGCGGGTCAAGCCGGCCCCGTCGGCCGCCGCCGGTTTCATCGACAAGACCGCGGAATCCGTGCGCCAGGCCACCGATGCGGTGACGCCCAAGGTCCGCGAGGCCTACGAGCAGGCCAAGCAGAACGTCGGGGTGCGTATCGCCGAGCATGAGGCGGAGCACGGGGACGACGATCCCTGGAAGGAAACCCCGAAGTCCGAAGAGCGGGAAGACGGCTCGCCGGTCGAAAAGTAA
- a CDS encoding peptidoglycan DD-metalloendopeptidase family protein → MVSAVWSLVTILAVFAVVFVGFVIDQHEALAAGVDEPDIVADEVASVGVGAAGSLGKVDAMEPYRGSLGVIEPIASQDPPVQDTKGCKADMRWPVLPHVVTRRFKAPKQVWGPGHRGVDIAAVEDTPLLAPANGFISFAGIVAGKSVVSIRHKSLTLTLEPAQTLLPIGTPVIKGLPIGTVTGLSDHCTGVCVHWGVRKSRKEYRDPQQLASRRKIVLKPVR, encoded by the coding sequence ATGGTCAGTGCCGTATGGAGCCTTGTCACCATACTCGCCGTGTTCGCGGTGGTGTTCGTCGGTTTCGTTATCGACCAGCATGAGGCGTTGGCGGCGGGTGTCGATGAGCCTGATATCGTCGCCGATGAAGTGGCGTCGGTTGGCGTTGGTGCCGCCGGTAGCCTAGGAAAAGTGGACGCTATGGAACCTTACCGGGGTTCGTTGGGCGTCATCGAGCCCATCGCTTCGCAGGATCCACCGGTGCAGGACACCAAAGGTTGCAAGGCGGACATGCGTTGGCCGGTCCTGCCACACGTAGTGACGCGTCGGTTCAAGGCGCCGAAACAGGTATGGGGCCCGGGCCATCGTGGCGTGGACATCGCTGCGGTCGAGGACACTCCGCTTTTGGCTCCGGCAAATGGATTCATCAGTTTCGCCGGCATCGTCGCGGGAAAATCCGTGGTGAGCATCCGGCACAAGAGCCTGACCTTGACATTGGAACCGGCCCAGACCTTGCTGCCGATAGGGACCCCGGTGATCAAAGGCCTGCCGATCGGCACGGTGACGGGCCTGTCCGACCATTGCACCGGAGTCTGCGTGCATTGGGGTGTCAGGAAAAGCAGAAAGGAGTATCGTGACCCGCAGCAGTTGGCCTCACGGCGCAAAATCGTCCTCAAGCCGGTTCGCTGA
- the def gene encoding peptide deformylase yields MSLREIRVVPDPVLRTPCEPIREITPAVRNMVQDLLDTVDDPGRAGLSANQIGISLRAFSYNIDGKLGYVLNPVIEETRGEQYGDEGCLSVPKLWYKTRRADYARVRGINLEGKTIVVEGTGIMGRMLQHETDHLDGHIYLDRLEKEERREAMRRMREAR; encoded by the coding sequence TTGTCGTTACGAGAAATAAGGGTTGTGCCCGATCCGGTGTTGAGGACCCCGTGTGAACCGATTCGGGAGATCACCCCGGCCGTGCGCAACATGGTGCAGGATCTGTTGGATACGGTCGACGATCCCGGTCGTGCCGGGCTTTCGGCCAACCAAATCGGCATCAGCCTGCGGGCCTTCTCCTACAACATCGACGGCAAGCTCGGCTACGTCCTGAACCCGGTCATCGAGGAGACCAGGGGAGAGCAGTACGGCGACGAGGGGTGCCTTTCGGTGCCCAAGCTCTGGTACAAGACCCGTCGCGCCGATTACGCCCGCGTGCGCGGCATCAACCTCGAAGGCAAGACCATCGTCGTGGAAGGCACCGGCATCATGGGCCGCATGCTCCAGCACGAGACCGATCATCTCGACGGGCATATCTATCTCGACCGTCTCGAGAAGGAAGAGCGTCGCGAGGCCATGCGCCGCATGCGCGAGGCTCGCTAG
- a CDS encoding GNAT family N-acetyltransferase, which translates to MIVAFDELEPRWSLDQATALDARLFGSEAWSRETMRHELEDSSRLYVADVIHEDETADLADRIGGEDIGVQPGAKPSSPLLIMRGYAGMWHADAEAEILTVGVDRPYQRQGIAGNLLDRLISEARSLHVRRVRLEVRADSEAAQGLYHSKGFRDIGTLRHYYQPEDIDAVSMALDFERHIMGLSSEKRNME; encoded by the coding sequence ATGATTGTCGCATTCGACGAACTTGAGCCGCGATGGTCGCTGGACCAAGCCACAGCGCTCGACGCCCGCCTCTTCGGCTCTGAGGCTTGGAGCCGGGAGACGATGCGCCATGAGCTGGAGGATTCTTCGAGGCTATACGTCGCCGATGTCATACATGAAGATGAAACCGCTGATTTGGCGGACCGCATTGGTGGGGAAGACATCGGCGTCCAGCCGGGCGCGAAACCTTCTTCTCCACTCCTGATTATGCGGGGATATGCCGGTATGTGGCATGCCGACGCCGAGGCGGAGATTCTGACCGTAGGCGTTGACCGTCCATACCAGCGTCAAGGCATCGCCGGAAACCTGCTCGACAGACTGATCAGCGAGGCACGTTCCCTTCATGTGCGGCGCGTCAGGCTTGAGGTGCGGGCCGACAGCGAGGCGGCCCAGGGCCTCTACCATTCCAAGGGTTTCCGGGACATTGGAACGTTGCGGCATTATTATCAGCCGGAAGACATCGATGCCGTGAGCATGGCCTTGGACTTTGAGAGGCATATCATGGGACTCAGCAGCGAGAAAAGGAATATGGAGTAA
- the tsaD gene encoding tRNA (adenosine(37)-N6)-threonylcarbamoyltransferase complex transferase subunit TsaD has translation MSEPTVLGIESTCDETAAAVVRGRTLVSNVVASSMEEHARYGGVIPEIASRAHAEAFVPVVSKALADADMDLSDVDAIAVSAGPGLAGCLAVGVSGAKALAWAANKPIYGINHVIGHIAVTQLQFGPFPKDTLALIVSGGHTSLLHVEDVARHVDVVGTTLDDAAGECFDKVARLLGFPYPGGPHIDKHGQLGDPHAIKVPQGLTKGKAGKEHPYDFSFSGVKTAVARWVEAQQAAGREIPVDDVCASLADSVATVLANKAMHGCEEYGSKTLIVGGGFSANSQLRAKLLEVGEEHGVEVRIPKIKLCTDNGAMVAMLGVNLVEAGVRPSAPDFPIDSAMPMNVISV, from the coding sequence ATGAGCGAACCGACAGTACTGGGCATCGAATCGACGTGCGATGAGACCGCGGCGGCCGTCGTGCGCGGGCGCACGCTGGTCTCCAATGTGGTCGCCTCCTCTATGGAGGAACATGCGCGATATGGCGGTGTCATCCCAGAGATCGCCTCTCGCGCACATGCCGAGGCCTTCGTGCCCGTGGTTTCCAAGGCTCTGGCCGATGCCGATATGGATCTGTCCGACGTTGATGCCATCGCCGTCTCTGCGGGCCCAGGTCTGGCCGGTTGCCTTGCCGTCGGAGTATCCGGGGCCAAGGCGTTGGCTTGGGCTGCCAACAAACCGATTTACGGCATCAACCATGTCATCGGCCATATCGCCGTCACACAACTGCAATTCGGTCCGTTCCCGAAGGACACGCTGGCGTTGATCGTCTCCGGCGGGCACACCTCGTTGTTACACGTCGAGGATGTGGCGCGGCACGTCGATGTGGTCGGCACGACGCTCGACGACGCGGCGGGGGAGTGCTTCGACAAAGTCGCCCGTCTGCTCGGCTTCCCGTATCCCGGTGGCCCGCATATCGACAAGCACGGTCAGTTGGGCGACCCCCATGCCATCAAAGTGCCCCAAGGACTCACCAAAGGCAAGGCCGGCAAGGAGCATCCTTACGATTTCAGCTTCTCCGGCGTCAAGACCGCGGTGGCCCGCTGGGTCGAGGCGCAACAGGCCGCGGGCAGGGAAATCCCCGTGGATGACGTCTGCGCCTCGTTGGCTGATTCCGTGGCCACGGTGCTGGCGAACAAGGCCATGCACGGCTGCGAGGAATACGGTTCCAAGACGCTTATCGTCGGCGGCGGGTTCTCCGCCAATTCCCAGTTGCGCGCCAAACTGCTCGAGGTCGGCGAGGAGCATGGAGTCGAGGTGCGCATCCCGAAGATCAAGCTGTGCACCGACAACGGCGCGATGGTCGCCATGCTGGGTGTCAACCTGGTCGAGGCCGGCGTGCGTCCGTCAGCACCCGATTTCCCCATCGATTCCGCCATGCCCATGAACGTCATCAGCGTGTGA